The sequence below is a genomic window from Brevibacillus laterosporus.
GGAACCCGAGAAGATGAGAATACCAGCCAACAAGAAATTACCCGCCCATTTCAACATCTTAGACTCACCTAGTTGATTACCCAACAGCCCGACGAATAACAAGCCTAGTGCGTGATACATTTGGTAACGTACCCCAGTTTCAAAAGTGGCCAACCCTTTTGCATCCAACATCTTTTCGAGAACATGAGCACCGAAAGCTCCTAAAGCTACTCCTAACAATGCTAAAAAGGCACCAGCTGTTACATAACGTTTTAACATAAAAGCCTCCTATTTTTTGAGCACATTCCCATCATATTCTGTCAGAAAACATCTATTATTCATATCATAGCATGTCGACAGTAGGAAAAAAACACAAGTGAACCATAACCCATGAAAAAACCGTGACGGACAAAATAAGCCCATTCTTATGTCCTGCTTATACATGACTTGGTATCGTGGCTATCGGCCCACATGGCTCTCTGTTTGGAAAGCATTCTTCTGGTTGAACATCCTTGCCTTTTACCTCACACGATCGAAAGCGTGCAGTAGAGCAAGCAAGAACATTTACTAAGTCTTAAAATGACTCTAGACAAATTAAAAACGAAAACAAGTAGGCCTATATGGATAAAGTAGCCCGCTGTTTTCGTTTCCCTTTATCAGTCATTGGTACAAGATCAATGTTTCCTTTCCATGTATACTATTTATGGGAAATACTGAATATAAAGGAGCTTATATATGTTACATTTCATCTGTACTACATGCGGAGTTCAATACCCTAGAAGCAAGGAAGTTCCCCCTTATTGTGTTATTTGTAAGGAAGAAAGACAATATGTGAACCCTATTGGACAAACGTGGACAACACTAGAAGAGATGCAACAAAAGAAAGTCTATACGAATGAAATTTTACAAAAAGAAGACGGATTATTTAGTATTACAACGAAACCAAAATTTGCAATCGGACAAAATGCGTACCTCGTACAAAGTAATGGTCTTCATCTTTTGTGGGATTGCATTACCTATTTGGATCAATCAACCGTTGAGGAGTTACAGACATTAGGTGGAATCCAAGCAATTGCCCTTTCTCATCCACATTATTATTCGACACAAGTGGAATGGGCAGAAACCTTTAACGCTCCCATCTATGTTCATGAAGCTGATAAAGAATGGATCACTCGTCCCAGTGAACACATCGTTTACTGGTCAGGAGAGTCTCATGCCTTGACCGATCAATTGACCATTCAGCGATTGGGAGGACATTTTAAAGGCGGGTCTGTCTTACATTGGAAAGATGGAAATAACGGCAAAGGTCTTCTTTTAACAGGGGATATCATTCAAGTAGTGGCAGACAATTCATGGGTAAGCTTTATGTATAGCTATCCGAACCTAATTCCATTACCTGCAAATAAAGTAAGAGAAATGGCTGATAGAGTAAAGGGATTACCATTTAATCGACTATACAATGCCTTTCATGGAATAGTAGCCGAGCATGCAAATGAAACTGTGCAAAAATCTGCTGAGCGATATATCAAGGCTTTAGAGGGACAGTTATTTGAAACATGATTAGGCAGGAATAATTGATTGAATATTGTAGCAAGACTGGCCATTATGCTAGCCTTAACCTATTCCTCCTTTCACGATTAAGTGGCTTTTGCCCCACGAGAACCCTAGTTCCTATCCCTCAAAATTAGAACTTATACTTCACCCTCTAAATCAACAAAAAAGGAAGGGACCTAAGTCCCTTCCAAGCGTTTTATTCATCGTTCTACTCACTACATTTGTGGATAAAAGGATATTTTACCCCAACCAATCGCAGGGGAATTAAGAGTAACAGTTATCCTGTTACTTTACCCGTAACATAAGGACACAAAACAGAAGGTTCTAGCGTCAATTACAATTTCACAATTGTTCTGCCACGTATTTGACCCTCTAAAATTTGAGAAAGGGTCACTGATAATTCTTCCAACGTAATTTCCTTCGCCATCTGATCTGTCAAATGTTGTGGTTTCAGATCGGTTGCGAGGCGCTGCCATACCTTTTCACGTTTATTCATCGGGCAATAGACTGAATCTATCCCTAATAGGTTCACTCCTCGTAAAATGAACGGGTATACACTCGTAGCCACGTCCACTCCTCCGGTTAAACCACTTACGGCTACCGAACCTCCATACTTGAGGGTAGAAAGTATGTACTCTAATGTTTTCCCCCCGACTGGATCTACGGCTCCAGCCCAAAGCTGTTGACGCATTGGTTTTTCGTCCGTAGCAATAACCTCATTACGATGCAAAATGTTTGTTGCTCCTAGTTCTTTTAAATAAGCATGCTCACTCTCTTTACCCGTACTGGCCGTTACCTCATATCCGCTTTTTGCTAGAATATCAACGGCGACACTACCAACACCACCTGTAGAACCAGTAACCAATACAGGACCTTGTTCTTTAGACAAACCATTCTCCTCTAGGCGCACAATTGATAAGGCTGCTGTAAAACCTGCTGTTCCCAAAATCATGGCTTCTTTCATCGTCAAACCATTTGGTAAAGGCACGACCCATTTAGCTGGTACTCTAGCAATTTCGCTAAACCCGCCTGGATGTGACACACCTATTTCATAGCTTGTAGCAATAACCTGATCGCCTATTTGGTAGCGCTCATCCGTAGAAGCGATTACGACTCCAGCCATATCAATACCCGGAACCATAGGGTATTTGCGGATTATGCGATTCGGGATCGTCGCCATGCCGTCTTTGAAATTAACACTGGAATAGGCAACACGAATCGTTACCTCTCCATCTGGCAAATCTGCTATAGACCGTTCTTGTATCTGCATGTTGGATTGGCCATCCATCACATCCAATACAAATGCGCGATAGATATCTTGCATGAAATCCACTCCTTACTGATTGCTTTCTCTATGAAGTATAAATTGAAATCCCTTATATGAAAAGGAAACATCTAGCAAACTTTTATTTACCTATCAATTATCTTTAGTAAGTAAAAAAGGCTCTACCCAATGTAAATGAGTAGAGCCTTTTCCATAATTATAGGATTGGTTCCATCTGTTCTGCAGGCTCCTGTATTTTTTGCCCGCCTTTAATACGATCCACTATAATTGCAATCGCTCCATCCCCTGTTACGTTGCACGCTGTTCCAAAACTATCTTGTGCTATATAAAGAGCAATCATTAGTGATGTCAGTGATGGGCTAAACCCAAGCATTAATTGCAATAAACCAATTGCTGACATTACGGCTCCACCTGGTACACCTGGGGCAGCCACCATGGTAATGCCCAGCATTAGAATAAATGGAAACACAATATCGAAAGAAGTCGTCATTCCATTCAACATCATTACAGCCATGGCACAGCTGACGAGCGTAATCGTACTTCCGGATAGGTGAATAGTTGCACATAGAGGGACTACAAAGTCTGCAATCTGGTCACTTACCTTATTTTTCTTCACTTGACGCAAGGTAACAGGTATTGTAGCCGCGGAAGATTGTGTACCGATTGCTGTCATGTAGACAGGGAGCATATTCTTCATTAGTGGCAAAAACCTTTTGCGCCCTAGTTGTCCAGCAATAAAATACTGCACGATAATATACACCATATGCAAAGTAATAATAATTATAAAGACTTTAAAGAATACAGAGATAATTAGTTGTACTTGTCCAGCATATGTCAGATTGGTAAATACACACATGATATGCACAGGCAATAACGGTACGATAACAGAGGAAATCACCTTTTCAACAATTCCTCTAAGATCAACCATCACTTTTAGTAGGGAATCTCCCTTGAGGGCAGCAGACCCTAGTCCTAAGGTAAAAGCAAGCATAAGTGCACTCATTACGCCCATTATCGGCGGAATTTCAATCGTAAAGTAAGCCTGGGTTAATGCTTCTTCTGGATTTTGAAAAGCACTAGTTAGTTTTCCAACCTCTAAAATATGTGGGAAAAAGTTGGTGCTTACAAAATAGGCGGCCAATCCTGCTACAATTGTAGAACCATATGCGATTGCTGTGGTTAATCCTAAGAGTTTTCCAGCACCCTTTCCAAGCTCCCCAATACCAGGAGCAATAAATCCGATAATAATCAACGGAATAATAAAATTAAGGAAATTACTGAAAATACCACTAAACGTTGCAAATCCTTTGACGATCCACTCAGGCGAGATGGAGCCAATAATTACCCCTAATATGATCCCTAGAATGATTTTGGGTAAAAGTCCTAATTTCTTCATCATTTCACTTCCTTAAATTCTTGGTGTTAAAGTGTACATGTCAGACGTACACTGTTCCGCCAGGTATGGATTACTGCTACCGTACCACAGCCCCCTTGATTTGTCATCCATATATTTTATAATATAACTCTTGTGAAATTTCTGTAATTAAACTAAAAAACCTTGTTAGTACGCCTTTTTCATCTTTAACAAAATAACACTTCCACATTTTTTATAAAAAAAAGATAGTTTTATTTATAAAAATAAATTTTTGTAAGGGCTTCCACCGAAAAAAGGAACGTATGTTTGTTTTTCTGGGATGGATATTTGTGCTATCAAAATTAAAAATTCCTGTAAAAATCTTTTGCTTTTTCTACTATTATGAATCGGTAAACGCTC
It includes:
- a CDS encoding dicarboxylate/amino acid:cation symporter, producing MKKLGLLPKIILGIILGVIIGSISPEWIVKGFATFSGIFSNFLNFIIPLIIIGFIAPGIGELGKGAGKLLGLTTAIAYGSTIVAGLAAYFVSTNFFPHILEVGKLTSAFQNPEEALTQAYFTIEIPPIMGVMSALMLAFTLGLGSAALKGDSLLKVMVDLRGIVEKVISSVIVPLLPVHIMCVFTNLTYAGQVQLIISVFFKVFIIIITLHMVYIIVQYFIAGQLGRKRFLPLMKNMLPVYMTAIGTQSSAATIPVTLRQVKKNKVSDQIADFVVPLCATIHLSGSTITLVSCAMAVMMLNGMTTSFDIVFPFILMLGITMVAAPGVPGGAVMSAIGLLQLMLGFSPSLTSLMIALYIAQDSFGTACNVTGDGAIAIIVDRIKGGQKIQEPAEQMEPIL
- a CDS encoding acryloyl-CoA reductase — protein: MQDIYRAFVLDVMDGQSNMQIQERSIADLPDGEVTIRVAYSSVNFKDGMATIPNRIIRKYPMVPGIDMAGVVIASTDERYQIGDQVIATSYEIGVSHPGGFSEIARVPAKWVVPLPNGLTMKEAMILGTAGFTAALSIVRLEENGLSKEQGPVLVTGSTGGVGSVAVDILAKSGYEVTASTGKESEHAYLKELGATNILHRNEVIATDEKPMRQQLWAGAVDPVGGKTLEYILSTLKYGGSVAVSGLTGGVDVATSVYPFILRGVNLLGIDSVYCPMNKREKVWQRLATDLKPQHLTDQMAKEITLEELSVTLSQILEGQIRGRTIVKL
- a CDS encoding DUF423 domain-containing protein translates to MLKRYVTAGAFLALLGVALGAFGAHVLEKMLDAKGLATFETGVRYQMYHALGLLFVGLLGNQLGESKMLKWAGNFLLAGILIFSGSLYLLCATGVKMLGAITPIGGVCFLLGWLFVVLAVRKKS